The Candidatus Methylomirabilota bacterium genomic sequence GGAAGGGAAAGCATAGGCGATCGCTAGCGGATCGGCGTGGTTGCCGAGCGACTGTTGAGGAGAGACTCAATGCGCGGGAAGACGATGGACGGGCTGGAGCTCGGGCAGAAGGCCGTCATCGTGAAGACGATCACGGCCGCAGATATTGAGCAATACTCCACCCTGACAGGAGATCGGAACCCCCTGCACACCGATCATGCCTTTGCCAAACGGACGCGATTTGGGGAACCTATCGCGCAAGGCATGCTGGCGGCCAGCGTGATCTCGGCGTGTATCGGCAGTCGGCTGCCCGGCCCCGGGACGATCTATCTTTCCCAAGAACTCCGATTTCTCAGGCCCGTGAAGATTGGCGATACAGTTATCGCCCGTGTCGAAGTGACCGAACTCATCAGAGAAAAGCACCGGGTTCGCCTCAAGACGACCCTTCACAATCAGCGTGGAGAGCCGGTCATCGAGGGTTCTGCGCTGGTGATCCCCCCCTCCCACCACTAGCAATACGCACTTCACTAAAGGTTGCTTCCGTCTCGGCTGTGGGGCTCTAGTGCCGTCACGAGCGGCGCACTCTCTTGCCCTCAGCCCGAGGCCGACGTTCCTACCGCGATTCATCCGCGGCACCTTCGTGTTTTTCTTAGCTTTGAGGGCCCTTACGTTGACAGGGTGCTTGTAATCCCATAAAATGCATGCGTTCGAAGGAGACCCGTTCCCGCAAGGATATGGTGGCGGTGAGGCCAATCCCGCAATGGGCTGAAGATCTCTATGAGCGGATGGAGGCAGACACCTCGAGCCTCTTCGTCCTCCACCATAATATCGCCGATTACGCCCCCCTCAATCAGAGCTTTCTCCCCTTTTCGACCTTTCTCACGCAGTGGCTGGGGATAACAGATCCCGTCATTTTCTACAATCGCTCCATGGGCCTTCGCTTTCCCAATGACGAGAGCGAGCGCCGATTTCGAGAGGCGGCTGGTCTCAAGGCCAAGCCCGTTCAGGACGAGCGAGAGGCATACCTGGAAGAGCAGCGGCAGCGGGCCTTAAGGGCGTTAGGCGAGGCGACCGGTGCCGAGCCTCCCCTTCCTACTCATGCCAGCAAGGTTGTTCCACTCATTGGTCAATGCCTCCGGTCGGGACGTCTCCGGAATGGCAGCCGGCGCGCGATCGTGGTCCTGGAGTACGCCGAGAGTATCGCGCCAGCCGCCGATTTTTCCTGTATGAATGAGGACGATCGAAACAATTTGGTGGCTCTGCTCAGCCTCGCAACCGATCGCACCGTCCGGGAGCAGGGCGGGATGGTTCTCCTCACCGTCAGCAATCTGGCCGACTTGCACCCGGCGCTGCGACAACCGGGCGATCGGGTCGAGCTCATCGAGGTTCCTCTCCCCGATGAGGGGGACCGGCTTGAGTATATCGAGCACCTGTTGGACCAGGATGGCGCGACCCTCAGCATGAGTGCAGAGGCCTTTGCCCGAGCGACCGCCGGTCTGACCCGGTTGCACCTCGAGCAGCTCTGGCGCCAGGCGAAGGCTAAGGGGTCTCCTTTGACCTTTGAGGAGGTCAAGAGGCGCAAACGAGAGATCCTGCGGCACGATCTCTACGGGATCGTCGAACTGGTCGACCCGAGTTTTGGACTCGAGGCCATCGGGGGGCTTGCAGCGGTCAGGGAATTCTTCCGTGAAGTGATCCAGGCCATCCGGGATGGGGACGTGAAGATGGTCCCTCGTGGGATCACGCTCGTCGGTCCGCCCGGGGTGGGGAAGACAGCGGTGGCCGAGGCGCTGGCCAAGGAGTGCGGCTTCAATTTCGTCAAGATCACTAACCCGCGGGAGAAATGGGTGGGGGCCTCGGAACGGAACTTCTGGAAGATTCTTCAATCCCTCCGATCGTTGACCCCTCTGGTAGTTTTAGAAGATGAGGCAGATCAGACCGAGCAATCCCGGGACGAAATTAGTGGCGATTCCGGAGTGACCAACCGGATTCGTCAGATGCGCTTTGAGTTCACCGGAGACCCTACCATCCAGGGAAAGGTTTTGTGGATCCGGATCACAAATCGTCCGGACAAGCTAGATCCCGCGGAGCGTCGCTCAGGCCGGTTCAGCGAGCGGATTCCCCTGTTGATGCCGGACGCGGATGAGCGGCTCTCTATCTTTGCGCTCATGCCAAAGAAACACGGCTTTGTCACGGTGAACGTGAACTTTCCTGCCCTGGCGGACCTCTGTGAGGAGCGCTTTCCGGGACAAATTACGGGTGCGGATATCGAGGAGATTTCGCTCAGGGCCTACCGCCATGCCAGGGTTCGGGGGGCGGATGAGGTTGCGGAAAAAGATTACCGCTGGGCTATTGAGGA encodes the following:
- a CDS encoding ATP-binding protein, with the translated sequence MRSKETRSRKDMVAVRPIPQWAEDLYERMEADTSSLFVLHHNIADYAPLNQSFLPFSTFLTQWLGITDPVIFYNRSMGLRFPNDESERRFREAAGLKAKPVQDEREAYLEEQRQRALRALGEATGAEPPLPTHASKVVPLIGQCLRSGRLRNGSRRAIVVLEYAESIAPAADFSCMNEDDRNNLVALLSLATDRTVREQGGMVLLTVSNLADLHPALRQPGDRVELIEVPLPDEGDRLEYIEHLLDQDGATLSMSAEAFARATAGLTRLHLEQLWRQAKAKGSPLTFEEVKRRKREILRHDLYGIVELVDPSFGLEAIGGLAAVREFFREVIQAIRDGDVKMVPRGITLVGPPGVGKTAVAEALAKECGFNFVKITNPREKWVGASERNFWKILQSLRSLTPLVVLEDEADQTEQSRDEISGDSGVTNRIRQMRFEFTGDPTIQGKVLWIRITNRPDKLDPAERRSGRFSERIPLLMPDADERLSIFALMPKKHGFVTVNVNFPALADLCEERFPGQITGADIEEISLRAYRHARVRGADEVAEKDYRWAIEDFIPSQSEELIRRQELMAVAHCSSRRFLPERYRDLGVDEVRSLG
- a CDS encoding MaoC family dehydratase, which encodes MRGKTMDGLELGQKAVIVKTITAADIEQYSTLTGDRNPLHTDHAFAKRTRFGEPIAQGMLAASVISACIGSRLPGPGTIYLSQELRFLRPVKIGDTVIARVEVTELIREKHRVRLKTTLHNQRGEPVIEGSALVIPPSHH